TGCTTTCCCTAGGCGATCGAACAAGGGTTGTAAATCCGCTTCCCGTTGGGTACTGCAATAGGCACAAATCCGGCTGGCCTGCTGAAAAACCGACCATTGCTGGAGTTGGGCACATAGTTCCAGGCTTTGCTGTTGCCATTGGGCCTCGGACAATTGCCTTCTTTCTTGTAGTAATTGGGCTCGTAATTGGGCTTTATCCACGGCGACTCAGAAAGGGCAAGATTAGCGGAGTTATCCACTGCTTACAATGATGCCGATTGTGGTGGATAGCCCGCGCTATTAATGGCCATGGTACTGGCATTTTCCGGTTTAATGCTGGCTGTATAACTAAGGCGATCGCCGTTTGTAGGAGTTCATTTGGCTAATATCACCGTTCAAGGCAAAACTTTTACCCAGATCCAAGCCCTAATTTTCGATAAGGACGGCACTCTGGAAAATTCCAAGGTGTATCTGGAAAAACTCACCGTGGCTAGGTTGGCCCTATTGGAACAGGGAATACCAGCCGCAAACTTTGGCGATCGCCTGGCTGGGGCCTTTGGTTTTGACCGGAGCAGTGCTCAGTTAGATCCAGGGGGACTAATGGCGGTGGGCAGTCGTCGGGATAATGTTATTGCCGCCGCTAGCTACATTGCCGAACAGGGCTATGGCTGGTTCCAGAGTTTGGACATTGCTAACCAATGTTTTGACCAGGCCGATCGCCAAATTATTGCCAATGCCCATACCTGTCCCATGTTCCCCGGAGTAGTGGACAGCCTTACATTGTGGCAACAACAGGGGGTAAAAATTGCCATCCTTTCCGCCGCCCGCCAAAGGAGTGTGGAACGGTTCATTGCCGATCACCAATTGCAAAGCCTAGTGGATGTGGCTAAGGGGTCGGACCAAGGACTCAGTAAACCTGATCCAGCTTTATACCTTTTAACCTGCCGGGAGTTGGGCGTGAAACCGGAGCACACCTTGATGATTGGGGATGCCCAGGGGGATATCACCATGGCCAAAGGGGCCCATGCCCAAGGGGCGATCGCCATTCACTGGCCTGGTTATGCCCAGGGAAACCTAGTGGGGACCGACGCCACCATCGCCGATTTACAGCAAATTCACTGCCAGCCCTAAACACCCCCAACGGCCTAGCCCCAGCTTGAGCCGAAACAACAAACGTGGGAAGATAGCCCTTGCCCGTCGTCCTGGTTCTTAGTTTTTTGGTTAGTTCCTATGCAGTGCCGTGTTTGTGATTCTACCCGTCTAGATTTGGCGATCGATTTGGGGGAACAACCCTGGTGTAACCATTTTCTCACCCCGGCGGAAGTGGGCCAGGAACCCTATTATCCCCTGCGGGTTTTATACTGCCAGGACTGCGGCACCGTGCAGTTGGACTACACAGTTAAAAAAGAAATCATGTTTGGGGACCACACCTATTTGTCCGGTGTGACCAAATCCCTCAGTGATCATTTTGCTCGGGTGGCCCAGGAAGTGGACGAACGCTTTTTTGCCAATACTCCCGGAAAATCCGTGCTGGACATTGGCTCCAACGATGGCACCCAACTAAAACATTTCCAAGCCTTGGGTTACGACGTACTGGGGGTGGAATCCTCCAAAACCACTGCCAAAATTGCCAACGATGCGGGGGTGCCCACCCTGAATGATTTTTTCAATTTGGAAGTAGTCGAAAAGTTAGGGCGTAAATTTTCCGCCATTAATGCGGCGGGCGTCTTTTTCCATCTCGAAGAACTCCATTCCGTAACGGAAGGTATTCGGGAAGCGTTGGCAGAAGATGGGGTATTTGTGGTGCAGTTTCTTTACATGAAACGCATTGTGGAAAACCTGGCTTTCGACCAAATTTACCACGAGCATTTACTGTACTATAATCTCCAAACCATCGAAGTGTTGCTCAATCGCCATGGACTGTCCATGTTTGATGCCTACTTAGCTCCTATCCACGGTGGTTCCATTGTCGGTTTTGTCACCCATCAAGGCAAACGGCAACCCACAGAACGGCTCCAGGCCATGCGCCAGTCGGAAATAGATGAAAAAAGTAATGATTACCAAACCTACCTTGATTTTGCCCAACGCATTGAAACGATGAAGGCAGAAAACCTGGCCTATTTAGACGAAGCTAAGCAAGCTGGTAAAACCGTTTGGGGCTTTGGCGCTCCGGTGAAGGGTAATACCTTGCTCAATTACTTTGGCATTGGTACCCAATATTTAGACTATTTGGTGGAAAAAAATGAGCTACGGCGGGGCTTGGTTTCTCCTGGTATGCACATTCCGCTTTTAATTGAAAAAGAGCTAACCACTTTGCCCGATATTTATTACGTTTTAGCGTGGAACTTTAAGCGGGAAATTTT
The genomic region above belongs to Synechocystis sp. PCC 6803 substr. PCC-P and contains:
- a CDS encoding class I SAM-dependent methyltransferase encodes the protein MQCRVCDSTRLDLAIDLGEQPWCNHFLTPAEVGQEPYYPLRVLYCQDCGTVQLDYTVKKEIMFGDHTYLSGVTKSLSDHFARVAQEVDERFFANTPGKSVLDIGSNDGTQLKHFQALGYDVLGVESSKTTAKIANDAGVPTLNDFFNLEVVEKLGRKFSAINAAGVFFHLEELHSVTEGIREALAEDGVFVVQFLYMKRIVENLAFDQIYHEHLLYYNLQTIEVLLNRHGLSMFDAYLAPIHGGSIVGFVTHQGKRQPTERLQAMRQSEIDEKSNDYQTYLDFAQRIETMKAENLAYLDEAKQAGKTVWGFGAPVKGNTLLNYFGIGTQYLDYLVEKNELRRGLVSPGMHIPLLIEKELTTLPDIYYVLAWNFKREILANNQHLIDQGVEFFFPVNPPDA
- a CDS encoding HAD family hydrolase, producing MANITVQGKTFTQIQALIFDKDGTLENSKVYLEKLTVARLALLEQGIPAANFGDRLAGAFGFDRSSAQLDPGGLMAVGSRRDNVIAAASYIAEQGYGWFQSLDIANQCFDQADRQIIANAHTCPMFPGVVDSLTLWQQQGVKIAILSAARQRSVERFIADHQLQSLVDVAKGSDQGLSKPDPALYLLTCRELGVKPEHTLMIGDAQGDITMAKGAHAQGAIAIHWPGYAQGNLVGTDATIADLQQIHCQP